AAGAGGCGCTTCGGCGATATCAGATTCAGTACCACATGGTTGGGGGCTTCTCGTTCTATGACCGGGCTGAGGTCAAGGACATCCTGAGTTACATGAAGCTGGTGCAGAACACGAACGATTCGATTGCGCTGAATCGCGTGATCAACTCGCCGGCTCGCGGCATTGGGAAGACGACGATGGAGGTGCTGGAGAGGATTGCGCTCACCACCGGCATCAGTACGTGGGACGCGATTGCTCGGGTGATCCAGGATAAGCTTCTGCCGCAACGGGCGCTGATGGCGCTGGCTAGTTTTCGAAGGCTGATTGAAGATGCGCAGGCGATGCTTGGGACTGAGTTCGCGGAGAAGTTGGCTGCTGATGTTGGGGCTTCGGATGCTGCTGAAGTAGAAGATGCCGATGTCTCGTTCGGGTTTGGCGATGAGGCTGGGCCGAGCGAGACCGGAGCGGATGAGACTGCGGATACTTCGTTCGATACGAGTTTCAACTTTGGATTCGATTTTGGGCCGAGCGAGGAGATTTCGACGATCGCGGCGGAGAATGCTTCGGACTCGGATGCGGCGCATGGGATCGCGGCCGGCTTTAATCCGTTTGCTCCGGTGGTGCTCAAGAGTGCCGCGGCTACGAAGCGTGAGAAGGCTGCGGCGATAAAAGCTGCACAGGAAGAGCCGAAGGTGGAGGAGCGTCCGGCTTTCAGGAAGCCTGGGGATGCGGCTACCTTGCCGGAGTTGATCAAGTTTCTGAACGATCGCAGTGGGTACCTCCGGGCTCTTGAAGAAGAGGCTACGCCGGAGTCGTTTTCGCGGATCGAGAACCTGAAGGAACTTGCGAATGCGGCGCAGGACGCGCAGGAGCGCGGGGAGACGCTGCACGAGTTTCTGGATCACGCGGCGCTGGTGTCGGATGCGGACTCGTACTCAGCCGAGGCGCGGGTGACGCTGATGACGCTGCATGCGGCGAAGGGACTCGAGTTTCCTCTGGTGTTCCTGGCAGGCATGGAGGAGGGGTTGTTTCCGCACTCGCGGACGCTGGTGGATCCGACGCAGATGGAGGAGGAGCGGCGGCTCTGCTACGTGGGGATGACGCGGGCGATGGATACGTTGATCATGACGCGGGCGCGGTATCGGCGGCGGTATGGAAGCGACATGCCTGAGGGGAGCGTGGCTTCGCGGTTTCTCGAAGAGGTGCCTTCGAGGCTGGTGGAGGATCTGGGGAGTCCGGGGATGCGGCCTGCGTACAGGGCGGGGTCCGGGTATGGGGTCCGGGCGGGATATGAGGATGGGGAGCGGCACTACTCCTATGAGGACGAGGATCAGAGTGGGGGACGGGCGCGGCCTTCGGGTGCTCCGGGGGTGAATGGCCGGCCTTCGTATGCGGCTCGGGCGGGCGGGTCGGGATCGCTGGATAACGTCGCGAACTTCTTTGCGGCGCGCGGGCAGAAGGTCTCAAGGCCGAAGCTGGCGGTTCCGGAGCCTACGGGCAAGACGGGTTTGCAGCGTGCGGTTCGCGTGAAACACCCGAAGTATGGCGAGGGGATGGTAATTCAGCGGGAGGGCGACGGAGATGACGCGAAGATTACAGTACAATTTCAACAGCACGGCGTGAAGAAGCTGGTGGAGAAGTTTGCCCAGCTCCAGATCCTCTAATGCGCGCCGGGCAAAAACTCCGACATTCTGTATGTAGAAAGATTGGCATCGACTCATGGCGAATACAAAGAGCATTACCGACACCCAGGAACGCAAGAAGATCAAGCGCGCGGCTCGCAAGAAGGCGGCCCCGAAGGCTCCGCGTACGGGTGCTCGTGGCGAAAACAAGCAGAAGCTGAAGAAGGCTGCACGCGGTCAGAGCAAGCGCTAGCTTTTTGGGCGGCTCCTTGGCGGGAGCTGCCCTGCTCTAGACCCGCACCAGGGACACGAAGTGTGAAGCACGTAACGCCCGAACCATAGCCTTTCCCACAACCGGGAAGACCTCAAGATTCAGGGAGCGAGCACACTGGCCCGGCAAATCTTCGCAACGAAGTCCATCGACAAACTGATTCGAGAGTCTGAGCGGCCGGAACACGCGCTGCGCAAGACGCTTGGTCCGGTCTCTTTGACAGCTCTGGGCATCGGGGCGGTAATCGGGTCGGGGATCTTCACTGTCATCGGCACGGCGATTTCTGGAGATATGTCTTCAGGGGCGGTTTCGGGGAGCGTGCTGAAGACCCCGGTTCTGGACTACATTCTGCATCACTCCGCACTGGCTGGACGGCCGGGAGCGGGGCCCGCGCTGGCGTTGTCGCTTGTGCTGGTGGCGATCGTGTGTGCGTTGACGGGGCTCTGCTATGCGGAGCTGGCGTCCATGATTCCGATTGCGGGGTCGGCTTATACGTACACCTACGCAACGATGGGCGAGCTTGTGGCTTGGATCATCGGGTGGGATCTTGTGCTCGAGTATGCATTCTCGAATATGAGCGTGTCAGTGGGGTTCGCGGCGCATGTTGTCGATCTGATGGACTGGCTTGGGCTGCGGCTGAGCCCGAAGTGGCTATCGCCGGCTTACCTGCCGCAGGGTCTGCAGGATCTGGCCGGGAAGGACATTTATCTGCCGGGCTGGCATTCGGGCTTCAATATTCCGGCATTTCTCGTGGTGATGCTGCTTTCAGTTGTGCTGGTGCGGGGGATTCGGGAGTCGGCGCGGACCAACAACATCATGGTGTTGTTGAAGATCGTGGCGATCCTGCTGTTTGTCTTCTTTGGGATCGGGTTCATTCATCCCGGGAACTATCACCCGTTTTCTCCGAATGGCTGGTCGGGCGTGCTGACCGGTGGGTCGATCATCTTCTTTACGTATATTGGGTTCGATTCGGTTTCGACGGCGGCGGAAGAGTGTAAACAGCCGCAACGGGATGTGCCCATCGGGATTCTGGCGACGCTGATCATCTGCACGATTTTGTACTGCGCGGTGGCGATTGTGCTGACGGGCATTGTGAAGTGGGACACGATGGTGGGCGACGCGGCTCCGGTGGTGAACGCGCTGAAGAAGCTATCGGTGCTGCCGGGTGGGCACAAGCTGCACTGGGTTCGGCTTGGCGTGCTGTGCGGGGCGCTGCTTGGGATGATCTCTTCCCTGCTGGTGTTCCAGATGGGGCAGGCCCGGGTTTGGT
This genomic window from Granulicella sibirica contains:
- a CDS encoding UvrD-helicase domain-containing protein, with product MASHLLEKMNPQQQDGIQSVDGPVLLLAGAGSGKTRVITHRIAYLIQERGVPADSILAVTFTNKAAKEMAERVDKIMGHTSLAKPTLATFHSFCVRVLRRDIEALRTNGVGLTKTFAIYDETDQQAVVKQALKRLAIDDKQLKPRVALGRISWAKNHMIDPQEYFLASTNPMEEKIAHIFEIYRKELFKANALDFDDLLLETVRLLKTSSEVRDRYNRRYRYLLIDEYQDTNKPQYELMKLLGSHGNVCVVGDEDQSIYSWRGADIKNILDFEKDFPAARTIRLEQNYRSTQIILEGASAVVAQNTQRKGKNLWTSREGGSLIGYYEAPDGENEALFIADRVNKYLKTAGESEEAPRCAVLYRTNSQSRLVEEALRRYQIQYHMVGGFSFYDRAEVKDILSYMKLVQNTNDSIALNRVINSPARGIGKTTMEVLERIALTTGISTWDAIARVIQDKLLPQRALMALASFRRLIEDAQAMLGTEFAEKLAADVGASDAAEVEDADVSFGFGDEAGPSETGADETADTSFDTSFNFGFDFGPSEEISTIAAENASDSDAAHGIAAGFNPFAPVVLKSAAATKREKAAAIKAAQEEPKVEERPAFRKPGDAATLPELIKFLNDRSGYLRALEEEATPESFSRIENLKELANAAQDAQERGETLHEFLDHAALVSDADSYSAEARVTLMTLHAAKGLEFPLVFLAGMEEGLFPHSRTLVDPTQMEEERRLCYVGMTRAMDTLIMTRARYRRRYGSDMPEGSVASRFLEEVPSRLVEDLGSPGMRPAYRAGSGYGVRAGYEDGERHYSYEDEDQSGGRARPSGAPGVNGRPSYAARAGGSGSLDNVANFFAARGQKVSRPKLAVPEPTGKTGLQRAVRVKHPKYGEGMVIQREGDGDDAKITVQFQQHGVKKLVEKFAQLQIL
- a CDS encoding amino acid permease; the encoded protein is MIRESERPEHALRKTLGPVSLTALGIGAVIGSGIFTVIGTAISGDMSSGAVSGSVLKTPVLDYILHHSALAGRPGAGPALALSLVLVAIVCALTGLCYAELASMIPIAGSAYTYTYATMGELVAWIIGWDLVLEYAFSNMSVSVGFAAHVVDLMDWLGLRLSPKWLSPAYLPQGLQDLAGKDIYLPGWHSGFNIPAFLVVMLLSVVLVRGIRESARTNNIMVLLKIVAILLFVFFGIGFIHPGNYHPFSPNGWSGVLTGGSIIFFTYIGFDSVSTAAEECKQPQRDVPIGILATLIICTILYCAVAIVLTGIVKWDTMVGDAAPVVNALKKLSVLPGGHKLHWVRLGVLCGALLGMISSLLVFQMGQARVWFAMSRDRLLPDWFSVIHPRFRTPANATWFAAVLVAIPAGLFDVGTFAELSNIGTLFAFVLVSVGVLVLRYREPARRRGFRVPLGPVIPMLSIIFCTLLMAGLPILTWLRFFAWLVIGLGVYFLYSRKRSEFYPGPGA